The Formosa sp. Hel1_33_131 genome window below encodes:
- a CDS encoding DUF6150 family protein — protein MKQFFLIVSFIVVAQFASAQKLFSVKYQNQADVKVFVVDYANQADLKVFKVDYSNQAKGNKGLWFFTEYSNQADTSIFFVSYSNQADLKIFFVDYQNQSGWLNNSKKQLLY, from the coding sequence ATGAAGCAATTCTTTCTCATAGTTTCTTTCATTGTTGTGGCACAGTTTGCATCTGCTCAAAAATTATTTTCGGTAAAATACCAAAACCAAGCGGATGTAAAAGTCTTTGTGGTGGACTATGCCAATCAAGCTGATTTAAAGGTTTTTAAGGTAGATTACAGCAATCAAGCAAAAGGGAATAAAGGACTTTGGTTTTTCACGGAGTATTCAAATCAGGCGGATACATCTATTTTTTTTGTGAGTTATTCCAATCAGGCCGATCTAAAAATTTTCTTTGTGGACTATCAGAACCAATCCGGTTGGCTAAATAACTCTAAAAAGCAGTTGTTGTATTGA
- a CDS encoding endonuclease, protein MKTKALITLFWSLILGTISISAQIPAYYSSVEFTQEGNALKDDLSTLIIDTHTTLIPYTSSSTDTWDVIHESDLDVTIPNNVILFYGYDDTDNVSINDRTRAISAQSSGSCTGYWNREHVFAKSLANPSLVTNSAGAGTDVHNLRAADCQMNSRRNNNYFKDGSGDSFLDGDFYPGDEFKGDVARIIMYMYLRYPTQCEPTNIGVGSTSYSNDADMPNIFLEWNEEDPVSEFERNRNDVIFSYQGNRNPFIDNPYLATLIWNGPNAVDSWGLLSSSDLDFQTVFIHPTIVQDYVYVEGLEVSKDTTKIYNQLGQVLEFELEGNRIDVSKFSKGMYLMSIQQKNQSKLFKFLVY, encoded by the coding sequence ATGAAAACAAAAGCCTTGATTACGCTTTTCTGGTCGCTTATATTGGGGACTATCTCGATAAGCGCTCAAATTCCCGCCTATTATTCGAGTGTTGAATTTACTCAAGAAGGAAATGCACTAAAAGACGATCTTTCGACTTTAATTATTGATACCCATACAACCCTGATACCATATACTTCGAGTTCCACCGATACATGGGATGTCATACACGAAAGTGATTTAGATGTTACCATACCTAACAATGTAATTTTGTTTTATGGATACGATGATACAGACAATGTTAGCATTAACGACAGAACCCGTGCGATTTCAGCTCAAAGCAGTGGTTCTTGTACAGGCTATTGGAATCGAGAACATGTGTTTGCTAAGAGTTTAGCAAATCCTAGTTTAGTAACGAACTCTGCTGGTGCGGGTACGGATGTCCATAATCTGAGGGCTGCCGATTGTCAGATGAATTCCAGACGAAATAACAATTATTTTAAGGATGGTAGTGGGGACTCTTTTTTGGATGGTGATTTCTATCCTGGAGATGAATTTAAAGGGGATGTTGCCCGAATTATCATGTATATGTATTTGCGCTACCCAACCCAATGTGAGCCAACTAATATAGGCGTTGGAAGCACCTCGTATTCTAATGATGCGGACATGCCAAATATCTTTTTGGAATGGAATGAAGAAGACCCTGTTTCTGAATTTGAACGCAACAGAAACGATGTTATTTTTTCCTATCAAGGCAATCGAAACCCATTTATTGACAATCCTTATTTAGCAACTCTCATTTGGAACGGTCCAAATGCAGTGGATTCTTGGGGACTACTATCTTCATCTGATTTAGACTTTCAAACTGTATTTATTCACCCAACCATCGTTCAAGATTATGTGTATGTCGAAGGATTAGAAGTTTCTAAAGACACCACGAAAATCTACAATCAATTGGGCCAGGTCTTAGAATTTGAACTAGAAGGAAACAGAATCGATGTGTCTAAATTCTCTAAGGGAATGTATTTGATGAGCATTCAACAGAAAAATCAGTCCAAACTATTTAAGTTTTTGGTGTATTAA
- a CDS encoding nucleotidyltransferase family protein, with amino-acid sequence MTLLLMAAGSGSRYGKLKQFDDLGPAEEFLMEFSIFDALKNNFNHIVVITKAANKSFLESHLSERLPSNVKLDVLVQEIEDIPEAISLDTKREKPWGTAHAVWTARNVIKGSFVIINADDYYGQNAFDGAAKFIKNNDTPDKFALVAYNLKNTLSKFGSVSRGVCEVNNHQLTSIIERTKISEKDAQIIDEDSGVVLDADTAVSMNFWICNASIFKYIETYFTKFLENTDNHEKSEIYLPFVTQEMMENGHITVEVIEAQSTWFGVTYYDDKKEAVRTLAELTEQGAYPTPLWN; translated from the coding sequence ATGACCTTACTACTGATGGCCGCTGGAAGCGGAAGCCGCTATGGAAAACTAAAACAATTTGACGATTTAGGCCCTGCGGAAGAATTTTTGATGGAATTCAGTATTTTTGATGCCCTCAAAAATAACTTTAACCACATTGTGGTCATTACCAAAGCTGCTAACAAATCGTTTCTGGAATCTCATCTTTCAGAACGCCTTCCTAGTAATGTAAAACTAGATGTTTTAGTTCAAGAGATTGAGGACATTCCTGAAGCGATTTCCCTCGATACAAAACGCGAAAAACCCTGGGGCACCGCCCATGCCGTTTGGACCGCTCGAAACGTGATCAAAGGGAGTTTTGTCATTATAAATGCCGATGATTATTATGGGCAAAATGCGTTTGATGGTGCAGCGAAATTTATCAAAAATAACGACACGCCTGACAAGTTTGCACTTGTGGCGTACAACCTTAAAAATACACTTTCAAAATTTGGATCCGTTTCAAGAGGTGTTTGTGAAGTAAACAATCACCAACTGACCTCCATCATAGAACGTACAAAAATTTCAGAAAAAGACGCTCAAATCATTGATGAAGATTCAGGAGTTGTTTTGGACGCGGACACAGCCGTTTCTATGAATTTCTGGATTTGTAATGCATCGATATTTAAGTATATCGAAACCTATTTTACGAAGTTTTTAGAAAATACTGACAACCACGAAAAAAGTGAAATCTACTTGCCATTTGTCACACAAGAAATGATGGAAAATGGACACATTACCGTGGAAGTGATTGAAGCACAAAGTACTTGGTTTGGAGTCACTTATTACGATGACAAAAAAGAAGCGGTCAGAACCTTAGCAGAACTCACAGAACAAGGTGCCTACCCGACGCCCTTGTGGAACTAA
- a CDS encoding rhodanese-like domain-containing protein: MRFFKFGCALLGMLTFFNCKKNQSEAIELITAAEMKEISKIEGIQLVDVRTPGEYKVGHLPNALNIDFLDKNFEANIQQLDKTRPVIVYCQRGGRSAKCASRLIANGFVKIYDLDRGFSKWKSSGLEVEN; the protein is encoded by the coding sequence ATGCGGTTTTTTAAATTTGGATGTGCGTTGCTAGGCATGCTCACATTTTTTAATTGTAAAAAAAATCAGTCCGAGGCAATTGAATTGATTACGGCTGCAGAAATGAAAGAAATTTCTAAAATTGAAGGCATTCAATTGGTAGATGTGCGGACTCCAGGTGAGTACAAAGTTGGACACCTTCCAAATGCGCTAAACATTGATTTTTTAGATAAAAATTTTGAAGCAAATATCCAGCAGCTCGATAAAACCAGGCCCGTCATTGTCTATTGTCAGCGCGGGGGTCGAAGTGCAAAGTGCGCCTCACGGTTAATCGCTAATGGATTTGTAAAAATTTATGATTTAGACCGCGGTTTTTCCAAATGGAAATCAAGTGGTTTAGAGGTCGAAAATTAA
- a CDS encoding rhodanese-like domain-containing protein, giving the protein MSDLSQNEWASQLESDSKSIILDVRTDTEVEEGMIPKAIHLDIHQGQTFISELEKLDKTNHYYVYCRSGARSGQACSIMKQLGFTASYNLLGGFNEWDGATIIPE; this is encoded by the coding sequence ATGTCAGATTTGTCACAAAATGAATGGGCTTCACAATTAGAGTCCGATTCAAAATCAATAATTTTAGATGTTCGTACAGATACAGAAGTCGAAGAAGGGATGATTCCAAAAGCGATTCACTTGGACATTCATCAAGGGCAGACCTTTATTTCGGAGCTTGAAAAACTCGATAAAACCAATCATTATTATGTCTATTGCAGATCAGGCGCAAGAAGTGGACAGGCGTGTTCAATTATGAAACAATTGGGGTTTACAGCTTCCTACAATCTTTTGGGTGGTTTCAATGAATGGGATGGCGCCACAATAATTCCAGAATAG
- a CDS encoding thioredoxin family protein — MKKTIFTLLVLLTTVAFAQNSREKGYDIGAIATDFKLKNIDGKSVSLSDFKDAKGFIVVFTCNTCPYAVAYEDRIEALNKKYAAKGYPVIAIMPNNVKTKPGDSMKAMQIRAKEKGFTFPYLMDADQSIYPQYGATKTPHIYILESTDLGPVVQYIGAIDDNYKDAALVKTKYVENAVDALLNGVAFEVHKTKAIGCSIKL; from the coding sequence ATGAAAAAAACTATTTTCACTTTACTAGTACTACTTACGACGGTTGCTTTTGCTCAGAATTCTAGAGAAAAAGGGTATGACATTGGTGCTATTGCTACCGATTTTAAACTTAAAAACATTGACGGAAAATCTGTATCTCTTTCTGATTTTAAGGATGCCAAAGGCTTCATCGTTGTTTTTACGTGTAATACCTGTCCGTATGCAGTGGCCTACGAAGACCGCATTGAAGCACTGAATAAAAAATACGCAGCAAAAGGGTATCCAGTCATTGCTATTATGCCCAACAATGTCAAAACAAAACCTGGGGATTCGATGAAAGCGATGCAAATACGCGCGAAAGAAAAAGGATTTACGTTTCCGTATTTAATGGATGCTGATCAATCTATTTACCCCCAATATGGCGCTACTAAAACGCCGCATATTTATATCTTAGAATCTACAGATCTTGGGCCTGTTGTACAATATATTGGTGCGATTGACGATAATTATAAAGACGCTGCTTTGGTGAAAACCAAATATGTTGAAAATGCCGTGGATGCCCTCTTAAATGGTGTGGCTTTTGAGGTTCATAAAACCAAAGCCATCGGCTGCTCTATTAAGCTTTAG
- a CDS encoding TlpA family protein disulfide reductase yields the protein MKYLLVLVILLNLACKSDQKDPIILEVHDFTGIAPYLELKGSKTYVVNFWATWCAPCVKELPHFETLQENYSDSVEVILVSLDFPHQYETKLKPFIQKYNLKSKVVVLDDPDMNSWIPKVDPQWDGAIPVTLIYNASKRLFYSRTFTYKELESELKTFFKNL from the coding sequence ATGAAATATTTACTTGTCTTAGTGATTCTTTTAAATCTGGCCTGTAAGTCAGACCAAAAAGACCCCATTATATTAGAGGTTCATGATTTTACGGGTATTGCTCCTTATTTGGAACTCAAAGGGTCTAAAACCTATGTGGTGAATTTTTGGGCAACTTGGTGTGCGCCCTGCGTAAAAGAGTTGCCACATTTTGAAACACTACAAGAAAACTATTCAGATTCTGTAGAAGTCATTTTGGTGAGTTTGGATTTCCCGCATCAATACGAAACGAAATTAAAACCATTCATTCAAAAATACAACTTAAAATCAAAAGTTGTTGTTTTGGACGACCCCGATATGAATTCGTGGATTCCAAAAGTAGATCCCCAATGGGATGGTGCCATTCCCGTCACGCTTATTTATAATGCATCCAAGCGTTTGTTTTATAGTCGTACCTTTACCTACAAGGAATTAGAATCTGAACTAAAAACTTTTTTTAAGAACCTATAA
- a CDS encoding YceI family protein, which produces MKNTILKSTALLFVLLLTAFTATETKQVDTDQSIINWVGHKVTGQHEGTISLQEGVLEFNEDQLTGGNFVMDMTSINTTDLEGDYKKKLDGHLKADDFFGVKNHQKATLVFTSVTKNETNYAVVGDLTIKGITNKITFDLAVSDNTATTTFQVDRTKFGIKYGSASFFDGLKDKAIYNEFDLKVSLKF; this is translated from the coding sequence ATGAAAAATACAATCTTAAAATCAACTGCCCTTTTATTTGTTTTACTCCTTACAGCATTTACTGCCACAGAAACTAAACAAGTCGATACAGACCAGAGTATTATCAACTGGGTTGGACACAAAGTAACAGGACAACATGAAGGAACTATTTCGCTTCAAGAAGGTGTTCTTGAATTCAATGAAGATCAATTGACAGGTGGGAATTTTGTAATGGACATGACGTCTATCAACACAACCGACCTTGAAGGAGATTACAAAAAGAAACTAGACGGCCATTTAAAAGCCGATGACTTTTTTGGCGTTAAAAACCATCAAAAAGCAACCTTAGTATTTACATCGGTTACCAAAAACGAAACAAACTACGCTGTTGTTGGAGACCTTACAATCAAAGGAATCACAAACAAAATCACTTTTGATTTAGCCGTTTCAGATAATACTGCAACAACGACCTTTCAAGTGGACCGTACTAAATTTGGAATCAAATACGGATCTGCTAGTTTTTTTGATGGATTAAAGGATAAAGCCATCTATAATGAGTTTGATTTAAAGGTTTCTTTAAAATTTTAA
- a CDS encoding anthranilate synthase component I family protein: MKTFELKTHYKKILADTISPVSVYLKIRDKFPNSILLESSDYHGNDNSFSYICCNPIASIKVEDSLVTKTYPDHSSETTTVPADKVTMEIDAFTKQFETQKDTSFKFINNGMFGFTAYDAVKYFEDITISKKDDSIEIPEMYYAVYQNIIAINHFKNEAYIFAHCYESESNIDAIHHLINVQSFSSYDFESKGNISSNLTDEEFKSNVDLAKKHCARGDVFQLVLSKKFQQDFKGDDFNVYRALRSINPSPYLFYFDYGKFKIFGSSPEAQLVVKDQNAEIHPIAGTFARTGDDLKDAELAKKLVADKKENSEHVMLVDLARNDLSRHCTEVEVKKYREVQFFSHVIHLVSKVMGKVRKNTPTMQIVADTFPAGTLSGAPKYKAMELIEAYEKTSRAFYGGAIGFMDFDGNYNHAIMIRTFLSKNYQLHWQAGAGIVSKSSPENELQEVYNKLGALTKAIKLAETI; the protein is encoded by the coding sequence ATGAAAACATTTGAGCTAAAAACACATTACAAAAAAATACTCGCCGATACCATATCGCCTGTGAGTGTGTACCTGAAAATTCGAGATAAGTTTCCGAATAGCATTCTTCTGGAAAGTAGCGACTACCACGGCAATGATAACAGCTTCTCTTACATCTGTTGCAACCCGATTGCATCCATTAAGGTAGAAGACTCGCTAGTGACTAAAACCTATCCCGATCATAGCAGTGAAACAACAACGGTCCCTGCCGATAAAGTGACCATGGAAATCGATGCATTCACAAAACAATTTGAAACTCAAAAAGACACCTCTTTTAAGTTTATAAATAATGGGATGTTTGGGTTTACAGCTTACGATGCTGTAAAATATTTTGAAGATATCACCATCTCAAAAAAGGACGATTCTATTGAAATTCCGGAGATGTATTACGCCGTGTATCAAAATATCATAGCGATTAATCATTTTAAAAATGAAGCCTATATTTTTGCGCACTGCTACGAGTCTGAAAGCAATATCGATGCCATTCACCATCTGATTAACGTGCAAAGTTTTTCGTCCTATGATTTTGAATCAAAAGGAAACATCAGTTCCAACCTGACCGACGAGGAGTTTAAGTCCAATGTCGATTTAGCCAAAAAACACTGTGCCCGCGGCGATGTATTCCAACTCGTATTGTCGAAAAAATTCCAACAAGATTTTAAAGGCGATGACTTTAATGTCTATAGAGCATTGCGAAGCATCAACCCCTCGCCCTATCTCTTTTATTTTGATTATGGAAAATTTAAAATCTTTGGAAGTTCTCCTGAAGCACAACTGGTCGTAAAAGATCAAAACGCCGAAATTCATCCCATTGCAGGGACGTTTGCACGGACTGGCGATGATTTAAAAGATGCCGAATTGGCCAAAAAACTCGTCGCCGATAAAAAAGAAAACAGCGAACACGTCATGTTAGTCGATCTGGCACGAAACGATTTAAGTCGTCATTGTACCGAAGTGGAAGTTAAAAAATACAGAGAAGTACAGTTCTTTTCTCACGTCATTCATTTGGTAAGTAAGGTCATGGGTAAAGTGCGAAAAAATACGCCAACAATGCAAATTGTAGCCGACACCTTTCCGGCAGGCACTTTGAGTGGTGCGCCCAAATACAAAGCAATGGAGCTTATTGAAGCCTACGAAAAAACAAGCCGTGCGTTTTATGGCGGTGCCATTGGGTTTATGGATTTTGATGGAAACTATAACCATGCCATCATGATTCGAACGTTTTTAAGTAAAAACTACCAACTCCATTGGCAGGCCGGTGCTGGAATTGTTTCCAAATCGAGTCCCGAAAACGAACTTCAAGAAGTATATAACAAATTAGGCGCCTTAACCAAAGCGATTAAACTCGCCGAAACCATTTAG
- a CDS encoding anthranilate synthase component II codes for MKKILVIDNYDSFTFNLVHYLEDLDCEVTVLRNDKFDLEDIQHFDKIVLSPGPGIPEEAGLLKAVIKRYAPSKSILGVCLGQQAIGEVFGGHIVNLEEVYHGVHTDITVCVEDEPLFNNMDKTIQVGRYHSWVVDANLPAVLEATSVDKNGQIMSLRHRAYDVKGVQFHPESVLTPTGKQILENWINS; via the coding sequence ATGAAAAAAATATTAGTCATAGATAATTACGACAGTTTTACGTTTAATTTAGTCCATTACCTCGAAGACCTCGACTGTGAAGTGACGGTACTTCGGAATGACAAATTCGATTTGGAAGACATCCAACACTTCGATAAAATTGTGCTGTCGCCGGGTCCAGGGATTCCAGAAGAAGCCGGACTTCTAAAAGCGGTCATTAAGCGCTATGCTCCCAGTAAAAGTATTTTGGGCGTGTGCTTGGGTCAACAAGCCATTGGTGAAGTTTTTGGCGGGCACATTGTAAATTTAGAAGAAGTCTATCACGGGGTACATACCGACATTACTGTTTGTGTGGAGGACGAGCCTTTATTCAATAATATGGACAAAACGATTCAAGTTGGACGCTACCATTCGTGGGTGGTGGACGCGAATTTACCCGCAGTTTTAGAAGCCACTTCGGTAGATAAAAATGGACAAATCATGTCTTTAAGACATAGAGCTTATGATGTGAAAGGCGTTCAATTTCATCCCGAATCGGTACTCACACCCACCGGAAAACAAATTTTAGAAAACTGGATTAATTCATAA
- the trpD gene encoding anthranilate phosphoribosyltransferase — protein MKHVLNRLINHETISAEEAKQILINISKGDYNQSQIAAFLTIYMMRTVTLEELKGFRDALLELCIPVDLSAYNPIDLCGTGGDGKDTFNISTLSSFVTAAAGVPVAKHGNYGVSSACGSSNVLESLGVTFSNDPDFLEHAIATTGICVLHAPLFHPAMKNVAPIRRELGVKTFFNMLGPMVNPSFPKNQMVGVFSLELLRLYNYLYQDSDKNYSIVHDLGGYDEISLTNSVKIVSNHSEVLFSAEDLGLKNNTQEAIFGGNTVAEASKIFKTIISGNGSEAQNNVVCTNAGLAIATAKKINHKDGYELAKEALYSGKANECLTKLIAL, from the coding sequence ATGAAACACGTTTTAAACAGACTCATTAACCACGAAACGATTTCTGCTGAGGAAGCAAAGCAGATTTTGATCAACATCTCCAAAGGCGATTACAATCAAAGTCAAATTGCGGCCTTTCTCACCATTTACATGATGCGAACGGTCACCCTCGAAGAATTGAAAGGATTTAGAGATGCCCTCTTAGAATTGTGTATTCCTGTGGATTTATCGGCTTACAACCCCATCGATTTGTGTGGTACTGGCGGTGATGGAAAAGACACTTTTAACATCTCAACGCTCTCCTCATTTGTGACCGCAGCGGCTGGCGTACCCGTCGCAAAACACGGAAATTACGGGGTCTCTTCGGCTTGTGGATCTTCCAATGTTTTAGAATCCTTAGGCGTTACATTTTCAAACGATCCCGACTTTTTAGAACACGCCATTGCCACAACAGGGATTTGTGTATTACACGCACCCTTGTTTCACCCGGCTATGAAAAACGTCGCACCCATCCGACGCGAATTGGGAGTCAAAACATTTTTCAATATGTTAGGCCCTATGGTGAATCCTTCATTTCCAAAAAATCAAATGGTAGGCGTCTTTAGCTTGGAATTACTGCGCTTATACAATTATCTCTATCAGGATTCTGACAAAAATTACAGCATTGTTCATGACCTTGGTGGCTATGATGAAATCTCCTTAACAAATTCAGTGAAAATTGTATCCAATCATTCGGAGGTGCTTTTTTCGGCAGAAGATTTAGGGTTAAAAAACAATACTCAAGAAGCCATTTTTGGTGGAAATACAGTGGCTGAGGCCTCAAAAATATTTAAAACCATCATTAGTGGAAACGGCAGCGAAGCACAAAATAACGTGGTGTGTACCAATGCCGGTCTTGCGATCGCAACCGCTAAAAAAATTAACCATAAAGACGGTTATGAATTGGCCAAAGAAGCCCTTTATTC